From Thalassovita sp.:
AGCATGCGCGGCAAGAAGGGGGGGGCGCTGTCGGCCGATCGGGCCGAATGGCTTCTGGTAGATCGCGGATATGACGCGGACTGGTTCTGCGACGCCCTGAAAGACAAGGGGATCAGGCCATGCATCCCGGGCCGCAAGTCGCGCGGAAAGCCTGTCAAATACGACAAGCGCCGCTACAAAAGCCGCAACCGCATCGAAATCATGTTCGGCAGGCTGAAGGACTGGCGCCGGGTCGCGACACGCGACGACAGATGTCCGGTGGTCTTCCTCACTGCCGTGGCCCTCGTCGCAACCGTCATATTCTGGCTGTGAAAATCAATCAGGCTGGAGCCTAGGACTGTTCTTGTCTGGAAGAGAGCTCCCTGCGCATCTTTTGAAAATGTGAAGAAATCTCAGCGATTCCGAAGTTGGCATGTATCGCGCAATGCGTTGCGATCGACAGGTGATCAGATGAGATGTTGCTCTTTGCCCTCACACTCCGATTATTCAGGTATCTTTCTGGAATTTTAATATATTTCATTCCCCATGTTTTAAAAAGCACAACTTCTGACCAACATTCTGAAAATATTTTTAAGGAATGATGCCGACGGTCCCTCGAAATTCTTAAAAATGTTGCGCGTACTGCGGGCCTGCTTCCCTCTAATATTTGAGTGTAGCCCATCTCAGACCTAAGTAAAACGCCCCGGACACCACATTTCTTATTGTTTTTTTCAGATATTGACACAATGGCTTGGTCTTCAGCTTCTCCAATCGAGTGCTTCGCCACACTGCAATATACTAAGCGATAGTTTTCAATCTTCATTAGGTTCACCTTTTGTGTAATAGCTTTTATTTCTCAAATTTGTCACGGGCATAAAAGTTTATCCCTATTTTTGAGATCTATTTACCCGACCTAAAGTCGTTTACATTTTGGTGCGCAACTTGAAACTTTCGGAATATCTGACGATCCCAGTGAGATCGTCAGACAGCACAAACACATTCTAAAGGACCGAATAATTATTCCGGTATCTGTAGATTCAAGAAACTCGTTTCGCTCCTAAAAGTTCACTCCTAGGCCAACACCATCCTCAAAATCTTTCCTGTTTTGTGCGAGGCTTGGATCCGGAATAAGTCCAAAATGGGTGAAAAACCCATTCTCACCTGATAGTTCGTCAGAAAGCACTGTTTTGACATATTTGCTTACCGATGGTTTGGAAATTTTAGAGCTGTCACTAAGGTAAAAGAAGAGTGGTCGAGACAGCTGGTACGAGCCATCTGCAATATTTTCTATTGTTGGTTCCTCAGTGTTGAAGGATACGGCTGTTACATCATCACTATTGACACTGTAGATACCAAAGCTGACCAAACCAATTGCAGTTTG
This genomic window contains:
- a CDS encoding BLUF domain-containing protein; the encoded protein is MKIENYRLVYCSVAKHSIGEAEDQAIVSISEKNNKKCGVRGVLLRSEMGYTQILEGSRPAVRATFLRISRDRRHHSLKIFSECWSEVVLFKTWGMKYIKIPERYLNNRSVRAKSNISSDHLSIATHCAIHANFGIAEISSHFQKMRRELSSRQEQS